In one window of Saccharomyces paradoxus chromosome VII, complete sequence DNA:
- a CDS encoding glycoside hydrolase family 13 protein (Major isomaltase (alpha-1,6-glucosidase/alpha-methylglucosidase)~similar to YGR287C), whose product MTISSAHPETEPKWWKEATIYQIYPASFKDSNNDGWGDMKGIASKLEYIKELGADAIWISPFYDSPQDDMGYDIANYEKVWPTYGTNEDCFALIEKTHKLGMKFITDLVINHCSSEHEWFKESRSSKTNPKRDWFFWRPPKGYDAEGTPIPPNNWKSYFGGSAWTFDEKTQEFYLRLFATRQPDLNWESEECRKAIYESAVGYWLDHGVDGFRIDVGSLYSKVHGLPDAPIIDETSIWQSSDPMTLNGPRIHEFHQEMNKFIRDRVKDGREIMTVGEMQHASDETKKLYTSASRHELGELFNFSHTDVGTSPLFRYDLVPFELKDWKIALAELFRYINGTDCWSTIYLENHDQPRSITRFGDDSPKNRVISGKLLSVLLASLTGTLFIYQGQELGQINFKNWPVQKYEDVEIRNNYKLIREEHGEKSEQMKKFLEGIALMSRDHARTPMPWTHEEPNAGFSGPNAKPWFYLNESFKKGIDVEDETKDPNSVLNFWKEALKFRKAHKDIAVYGYDFEFIDLDNKKLFSFTKKHNNKTLFAALNFSSEVIDFAIPNDSPSFNLEFGNYPKKEIDASSRTLKPWEGRVYISE is encoded by the coding sequence ATGACTATTTCTTCTGCGCACCCAGAAACAGAACCTAAGTGGTGGAAAGAGGCCACCATCTATCAGATTTACCCAGCAAGTTTCAAAGACTCCAACAACGATGGATGGGGTGACATGAAGGGTATTGCCTCCAAGTTGGAGTACATCAAAGAGCTTGGCGCCGATGCCATTTGGATTTCGCCATTCTACGACTCGCCACAAGATGACATGGGTTACGACATTGCCAACTACGAGAAAGTGTGGCCAACCTACGGTACCAATGAGGACTGCTTTGCCCTGATCGAAAAGACACACAAGCTTGGTATGAAGTTCATCACCGACTTGGTCATCAACCACTGCTCCAGCGAGCATGAATGGTTTAAGGAAAGTAGATCCTCAAAGACCAACCCAAAACGTGACTGGTTCTTCTGGAGACCTCCTAAGGGCTACGACGCTGAAGGCACGCCAATTCCTCCAAACAACTGGAAGTCCTATTTTGGCGGTTCCGCATGGACGTTCGATGAAAAGACGCAAGAATTTTACTTGCGTTTGTTTGCAACTCGTCAACCTGACTTGAATTGGGAAAGTGAAGAGTGTAGAAAGGCAATCTACGAAAGTGCTGTTGGATATTGGTTGGACCATGGTGTTGATGGGTTCAGAATCGATGTGGGGAGCTTGTATTCTAAAGTCCACGGCTTACCAGACGCCCCTATTATCGATGAAACCTCAATTTGGCAATCCAGTGACCCAATGACTTTAAATGGTCCACGTATTCACGAGTTCCATCAAGAAATGAACAAGTTTATCAGAGACAGAGTTAAGGATGGCAGAGAGATTATGACGGTTGGTGAGATGCAACATGCCTCCGACGAAACCAAGAAACTGTACACGAGTGCTTCAAGACACGAGCTTGGTGAGTTGTTCAACTTCTCTCATACTGATGTTGGGACTTCCCCCTTGTTCCGTTACGACTTGGTCCCATTTGAATTGAAAGATTGGAAAATTGCCCTTGCAGAGCTTTTCAGATATATCAACGGGACAGACTGTTGGTCAACGATTTATCTGGAAAACCACGACCAGCCTCGTTCTATCACGAGATTTGGTGACGATTCTCCAAAAAATCGTGTCATTTCTGGTAAGTTACTGTCGGTTCTGTTGGCGTCACTGACCGGCACTTTGTTCATTTATCAAGGACAAGAGCTGGGCcaaatcaatttcaagaactGGCCTGTCCAAAAGTACGAGGATGTTGAAATCAGAAACAATTACAAGCTCATTAGGGAAGAGCATGGTGAAAAATCAGAGcaaatgaagaagtttTTGGAAGGAATTGCTTTAATGTCTAGGGATCATGCGAGAACCCCTATGCCTTGGACTCATGAAGAACCAAACGCTGGCTTCTCGGGTCCTAATGCCAAGCCATGgttttatttgaatgagtctttcaaaaaaggcATTGATGTTGAGGACGAGACCAAGGATCCCAACTCAGTTTTGAACTTTTGGAAGGAGGCCTTGAAGTTTAGAAAAGCACACAAAGATATTGCTGTTTATGGCTATGATTTTGAGTTCATTGATTTAGACAACAAAAAGCTATTTAGTTTCACGAAGAAGCACAATAATAAAACATTGTTTGCTGCTTTGAACTTTAGCTCTGAAGTGATAGATTTCGCGATTCCAAATGATAGCCCATCGTTTAATTTAGAGTTTGGGAACTAcccaaagaaggaaatagATGCATCTTCCAGAACATTGAAGCCATGGGAAGGAAGAGTTTACATCAGcgaatga